Proteins encoded in a region of the Triticum dicoccoides isolate Atlit2015 ecotype Zavitan chromosome 3A, WEW_v2.0, whole genome shotgun sequence genome:
- the LOC119268195 gene encoding zinc protease PQQL-like produces MDLLPPASEAPAGGGAVGGRGLRRGVGFRSLKLVNVSMEEALPAEPVGVAYGRLANGLTYYVRSNPKPRMRAALSLAVKVGSVVEEEDQRGVAHIVEHLAFSATSRYTNHDIVRFLESIGAEFGACQNALTSSDETIYELLVPVDKPGLLSQAISVLAEFSSEVRVSAEDLEKERGAVLEEYRGGRNATGRMQDSHWTLLFEGSKYAERLPIGTEKVIRTVTHETVRNFYHKWYNLSNMAVFAVGDFPDTQAVVELIKEHFGQKASISCPPPVIPEFPVPSHIEPRFSCFVESEAAGSAVVISCKMPAGEIKTVKDYRDSLAESIFHCALNQRLFKLSRRRDPPYFSCSSAADALVRPVKAYIMTSSCREKGTVEALESMLVEVARARLYGFSEREISIVSALMMSEIESAYLERDQMQSTSLRDEYLQHFLREEPVVGIEYEARLQKTLLPYISSAEVVKFAENFSTTSSCVIKVVEPRAHASLEDLKAVVLKVNTLEEKRSIPPWEEEQIPEEIVSRSPVPGIIVDKVEHPGIGATEMILSNGMRVCYKYTDFLDDQVVFTGFAYGGLSELSEDEYTSCTMGSTIAGEIGIFGYKPSVLMDMLAGKRAEVGTKVGAYMRSFSGDCSPSDLETGLQLVYQLFTTKVEPREEEVKIVMQMAEEAIYAQERDPYTAFANRSREINYGNSYFFKPIRISDLKKVNPIRACEYFNSCFKDPSAFTVVVVGNIDPDISIPLILEYLGGIPKVQDTVQPLSREDLKGLPFKFPETIIREVVRSPMVEAQCFVQLGFPVVLKSTMMTEDIHYVGFLSKLLETKIMQVLRFKYGQVYSVNVGVFLGGNKPSRSGDVRGDISVNFSCDPDMSSRLVDFVLEEISYLQTEGPSEEDVWTILEIEQRAHENGLQENYYWLDRILRSYQSRIYSGDVGSTFMVQDEGRVKVREALTPQAMQMALRRVISFPCKKQYTVVILMPKSSRWNSLISVVSWSSGGFSRDAKILAGMAGALVLAASLWRYSRGALRS; encoded by the exons ATGGATCTACTACCGCCGGCGTCGGAGGCGCCGGCCGGTGGCGGCGCAGTTGGGGGGCGAGGGCTGCGACGCGGGGTCGGGTTCCGGTCGCTCAAGCTGGTGAACGTGTCCATGGAAGAGGCCCTCCCAGCCGAGCCCGTCGGCGTCGCCTACGGCCGCCTCGCCAACGGACTCACCTACTACGTCCGCTCCAATCCCAAGCCCCGCAtgcgcgcagccctctccctcgccGTCAAGGTCgg gtcggtggtggaggaggaggaccaGCGCGGGGTGGCGCATATCGTGGAGCACCTCGCCTTCAGCGCAACGTCACGCTACACCAATCACGACATCGTTAGGTTCCTCGAGAGCATTGGCGCAGAGTTTGGTGCCTGCCAGAACGCTCTCACTTCCTCTGACGAAACCATCTATGAGCTGCTCGTGCCTGTGGACAAGCCCGGACTGCTCTCCCAGGCAATCTCCGTCCTCGCTGAGTTCAGCTCCGAG GTTCGGGTTTCAGCGGAGGATCTGGAGAAAGAAAGGGGTGCTGTGCTGGAGGAATACAGGGGCGGGCGCAACGCCACTGGGCGGATGCAGGACTCCCACTGGACATTGTTGTTTGAGGGTTCTAAG TATGCAGAACGTTTGCCGATAGGTACAGAGAAGGTGATACGGACTGTTACACATGAGACAGTTAGAAATTTTTATCATAAGTGGTACAATCTAAGCAATATGGCTGTCTTTGCAGTGGGAGACTTCCCAGATACACAG GCTGTTGTTGAGTTAATAAAGGAGCATTTTGGCCAGAAAGCCTCAATTTCCTGCCCTCCACCAGTTATACCGGAGTTTCCAGTTCCATCGCATATTGAACCTCGATTTTCATGCTTTGTGGAATCCGAAGCTGCAGGG TCAGCTGTTGTTATTAGCTGCAAGATGCCTGCCGGTGAAATTAAAACAGTCAAGGATTATAGGGACTCATTGGCAGAATCAATTTTCCATTGTGCTCTGAACCAGAGGCTCTTCAAACTATCTCGTAGGAGGGATCCTCCATACTTCTCTTGCTCTTCAGCTGCGGATGCTCTTGTCCGTCCGGTGAAGGCATATATTATGACATCCAGTTGTCGCGAAAAAGGCACGGTTGAGGCTCTTGAGTCTATGCTAGTTGAG GTTGCTAGGGCACGGCTCTATGGGTTTTCTGAACGTGAGATATCCATTGTGAGTGCTTTAATGATGTCAGAGATCGAGTCTGCATATCTGGAGCGTGATCAAATGCAATCAACCAGCTTACGTGATGAGTATCTGCAG CATTTTCTTCGCGAGGAGCCTGTTGTCGGGATTGAATATGAAGCACGGTTGCAGAAGACTCTTCTTCCAT ACATTTCTTCTGCTGAAGTGGTGAAGTTTGCGGAAAACTTTTCAACAACCAGTAGCTGTGTTATCAAGGTAGTTGAGCCCCGGGCCCATGCTTCTTTGGAGGATCTGAAAGCTGTTGTATTGAAAGTTAACACTCTAGAAGAAAAGAGGAGTATTCCTCCCTGGGAGGAAGAGCAAATCCCTGAAGAAATTGTTAGCCGAAGTCCAGTGCCAGG AATTATTGTTGATAAAGTGGAGCACCCAGGCATAGGTGCCACTGAGATGATACTATCTAATGGGATGCGAGTTTGCTACAAGTATACTGACTTTCTTGATGATCAG GTTGTTTTTACTGGGTTTGCCTATGGTGGTCTGTCCGAATTATCTGAAGATGAATATACTTCATGCACAATGGGCTCGACAATAGCAGGAGAAATTGGTATTTTTGGCTACAAACCTTCTGTCTTGATGGACATGCTTGCTGGCAAGAGAGCTGAAGTTGGTACAAAAGTTGGGGCGTACATGAGATCATTTTCTGGCGATTGTTCACCTTCAGATCTTGAGACTGGTTTACAG CTTGTCTACCAACTATTTACAACAAAGGTGGAGCCAAGGGAGGAAGAAGTAAAAATAGTCATGCAAATGGCGGAGGAAGCTATCTATGCTCAGGAAAGAGATCCTTACACTGCATTTGCCAATCGTTCACGGGAAATAAATTATGGGAACTCCTACTTCTTTAAG CCAATTAGAATAAGTGATTTGAAGAAAGTGAATCCAATCAGAGCATGTGAATATTTCAACAGTTGCTTCAAGGATCCATCAGCTTTTACCGTTGTAGTAGTTGGAAACATAGACCCAGACATCTCAATCCCACTGATATTGGAGTACCTG GGTGGGATACCGAAGGTACAGGATACAGTTCAGCCACTTAGTCGTGAGGATCTAAAGGGATTGCCCTTCAAGTTTCCGGAAACCATAATTAG agaAGTTGTCCGCAGCCCTATGGTTGAAGCTCAGTGCTTCGTCCAACTAGGGTTTCCAGTGGTTCTAAAGAGCACAATGATG ACGGAGGATATTCACTATGTTGGATTTCTAAGTAAACTTCTTGAAACAAAAATCATGCAAGTACTCCGCTTCAAATATGGACAG gtcTACTCAGTTAATGTAGGTGTCTTCTTAGGTGGCAACAAACCTTCTAGAAGTGGAGATGTTCGTGGAGACATAAGTGTGAATTTCTCATGCGATCCAGACATGTCATCTAGGCTC GTTGATTTTGTTCTGGAAGAGATATCATATCTACAGACAGAAGGCCCTTCTGAAGAAGATGTATGGACCATCCTAGAAATTGAACAAAGAGCCCATGAAAACGGATTGCAG GAAAATTATTACTGGTTGGATCGAATTCTGCGGAGCTATCAATCAAGGATTTATTCAGGAGATGTTGGATCCACCTTCATG GTTCAAGATGAGGGACGTGTAAAAGTTAGAGAAGCTTTGACACCACAGGCCATGCAAATGGCCTTGCGAAGGGTGATATCTTTCCCATGTAAAAAACAGTACACGGTAGTAATCCTTATGCCTAAGTCATCTCGTTGGAATTCGTTGATATCGGTGGTTAGTTGGAGTTCTGGTGGATTTAGCAGAGATGCCAAG ATTTTGGCTGGCATGGCTGGTGCACTGGTCTTAGCAGCCAGTTTGTGGAGATACTCACGGGGTGCATTGAGATCGTAG